The stretch of DNA TATCCCTGGGCATGCGACTGGTCGGTCATATGACCGGCCGGTCGCATGGCGCAAGCGCATTCGTCCGACGACTAGGGAACCACCTGGAGGAACAAGAGGTCGGACCGGCGGGAGCGAGGGACGAACCAGTGCCCATCGAGGTCGAACGTCCGCGTGAAGTGCGTGGCCGCGATGACCCCTCCGTCCACCGCGGACAGCTCCAGCTCCGTCTCGAGCGCGTCGAAGACCCGGACCCAGCGCGGCTCGAGCCCCGACGTGAACCCCGCCAGCCCCAGCCCGGAGCCCGCCGGATGGCCGACCTGCCCCAACCCCAGGGCCGTGGCATCGCCCTGCGTGGCGACGACGAGCTGCCCCTGGGCATCCGTCACCAGCCCGCGCACGGCGAAGTCGTCGAACTGGCGCAGCGCGACGTCCTGTCCGGTCGCGCTCAGCGACGCCAGCACATGGCTGCGCGGCCCCCCTTCATAATCATCCGGGTAGCGACTGGCGTAGTCCCTCCCGGCGAAGGTGATGCGTCCGCCATAATTCGCGGTGAGCACCGCGGCGCCGTCCGGCAACAGCGTCAGGCCCACCAGGTCGGAGTAGCGCACGGGGATGACGCGCTCCCAGAGATAGGTTCCCACGGGAGACCAGCGCGCGACGAAGAGGCCACTCTCGGCAATGGCGCCGGCGCCGAAGTCCGTGGCGCGTCCCGCCCACCCCGCCACGGTGACGTTCTCCTGCCCATCCACCTCGACCTCGATCGCCTCCGTGCCCCGGAGCGTCTCCGCGGCCAGCGCCCGGGCCCAGCCGAGGCTGCCGTCCCACACGAGCTTCAGCAGGAAGGAGTTGGGGTACACGTCGTCGTAGGGATACGGCTTGCCAGAGTCCACCCGCCCCGCGCCGAAGTCCGTGTAGCCCCAGAAGGTCCCCGTCACCACCGCGCTGCCGTGCGCATCCGTGGCCAGGTCCAGCACCTGCATCGGCACGCCGTCAGGCCAATCCGGATGGTCGGTTCGCGCCGTGAAACCACGCGCCCAGTCCACCGCGCCCGCCGGGGTGAGCTTCAACACGAACATGCCGGTGCCCTGGGGAAGCGGGCCCTTCCCCAGGTCCGGCGCGCCGGAGTACTCGCCAGCCACGAGCACATTCCCCAAGGTCGTCACCACCACCTTCGCGAGCCTCACGTCCGGCTGCGCGAAGGACCGCGACCACACGGTGCTCCCATCCGCGCGATGCAGCGCGACGACCTCCGTCTGCTCGGTCCAGTACGGCGCATCCTGGGTCTGTTCGACCGCGCTGAGTGAAGCGAAGCCGCCTCCTGGCGCGGGAGCCGTGTCGACCAGTCGCTCCGCCAGCAGGTCCTCCGACTGCCTCATCCACGTCACCCGACCCGAGGGCTGGGTGCCTCGATACGAACAGGCGGGCGCGCCCTCCGTGACGATGACCAGCCGAGGCGCCGCCGCGAGGAGCCCCTTCCCCTCCGCTTCCGAACTCGCGAAGCGCAGGCCATCCGTGCTGTCCGGAGACAACGTGAAGGAGTACAGCCCCGACGTCGTCACCACGTCCGTGACATCCAGCTCCACCCATTGATCCCGCGCCACCGCCCCCAGGTCCGCGATGGCCCCGCCCATCACCGCGGGACGCGTGCCCCACTCCATCGTCGAGGCATCGAAGGACTCCGTCCGGAACAGCTTGGGCCCGTTGCCCGTCGCATCGAGCGCGTACAGCCGCAGGAGCACCCGACGGACAGGCTCCGGGCCCAGCTCGACATCGAAGTCCAGATACGCCTGGGTCCGGGGAGACGAATCCACCCGCATGGACGCATCATGCTGCGAGCGTGACGTGGGCTCGGCCTCCGTCACGAACGTGTCCTGCCTGGGCAGGAGGGCGCGGGTGACGACCTCCCGGCGGGAGAGGCACGCATCGGTGGGGGCCTCGCGCGCGGCCCCCGTCCACACCAGCAACCGGGGTCGCTGCGACTGGGACGCACCCTCGCGGGAGTGGAACACCACCTCGTCCGACGACGCCGGATACACGCCGAACGCGAAGTCGCCGTTGCTCCGAACACGGTCCGTCACGTCGAAGTCCACGTAGCTGCCCGGCGCGACGACCTGTGAGCGATCGAGCGCGGCCCCGACCTTCGACGGACGGCCGCTCCAGGTGAGCGTCGACTCGGACCAGGGGCCCTCGGTCTGGTGCACCGTGGGCCCACCGTTCGTCCCGTCGCCTCCCGTGTAGAGGCGCAACACCGCGCGCTGGACGGACTCGGACAGCCCCTGGACCGAGAAGCGAAGGTGCGCCTCGCGCCGGGGCGAATCCCCGACCCTCAGCAACGCGGCCGTGCCCCCCGAGGAGCCCGGATCATCCTCCGCGACGAAGGCATCCGCGGTGGGCGAGAACTCGAGCGGGCCGCTGGACACGGTGAGCGGCGGCGGTCGCGGCGGAGGATGGTCGGTGGCGGACTCGACCGTGAGCACGAGGCGCGGGCGCAGCGCCTCGTCCGGGTACTCGAGCGACGCGAGCGTCACGCCGTCCGTGCTGTCCGCCTTCAGGAAGATGTCCGTGAAGGCGTTCTGGGAGAAGTACATGTCCGAGAGGTCGAACTCGATCCACGTTCCACTCACCACCTTGCCCACGCTGACGACGGGCCAGTTGGCACCGAGGTCGGGGCGCGTTTCCCACGTCGTCAACCCGTTCCACGTATGGACGCCCGGCGGGTCATGCACGGTGGGACCATCGACGGAACCATCCAACGCGAAGACTCGAAGGCGCGCGGACGTCAGGGTGCCCTGCAACGGCGCCACGAAGAACTTGAAATACGCCTCGGCCTCGGGGGAGCGGTCCAACTCGAGGGTGGGCGACAAGCTGAATCGCGTCGTCGGCGCGGTCGACAGGACATACGTGTCCGCCGACGCGATGAGGGTGATCGTCTTCGTCTCCAGCGCCGCGGATTGCTCCGCCAATGGCAACTCCGGAGCCTGCTGGGAACCCCCGACTCCATCCTGAGAAGGTCCGCACCCACTCAGGGCAAGGATTGCCGCGGCCATGCCCCCGCCCACGCCACCCAATGTTCTCTGCTTCACGTCTGCACTCCCTCGCGAACGACGGAGCGACGCTTGAGCAACAGCTGCGCCAGCGGCAGCCCTCCGAAAGCCGGCCCACTCGCGCTTTCGTGAGTCGCGAGGTGCCGGAGCGCGACCTCGCCTCCATGTCCGAGGACGCCTCGCGCGAGCGTCACCGCCGACGCGTGAGTCCGACAACCACCGTGGCTGGCGAAGGGACAGGCCCCGCACCTCCGTTCGACGCGGGGGCCACTGTTCGTGCGGCGTTTCCACGGGTGTCAGGCACCTCGTGGCCAGCGGCTTGGGACGCGCGGACCGAGCGCTGTCGGAGTCCCAGCAGCCCACGCGGCTCGCCGCCAGGTGGCGCCGCGCGCGCGTCATGGAGACCTCTGGCCGCCCACGAGGCATGGCACGAGGAGGAACGATGCACCGTCTCTTGATACTGGGGCTGCTCGCGGCGAGCGGCACGGCCCTGGCCACCCCCGTCCCGCTGTACCGCCTGTACAGCCAGCGCGGGACGGACCACTTCTACACGACGAGCTGGCCGGAGGCGCTCAACGCCATCCAGCGCCACGGCTACACGTTCGAGGGCACCACGGGCCTGTGCCACGACACGAACGAAGCGGGGACCATCCCCCTGTTCCGGCTCTACAGCGGCGGAGCGGGAGACCACTTCTACACGGCCTCCGCGGAGGAGCGGGACATCGCCGTCGCGGTCCACGGTTACGTCAGCGAGGGAATCACCTGCTACGTGTACCCATCGAACCAGGGAGGGACGTGTCCGCTCCTCCGACTCTGGAACGGAACCGACCACTTCTACACGCTCTCCACGCAGGAGGCGATCAACAGCCGCTACACCTACGAGGGGATCGCCGCGTACATCTCCCCGCCAGACGGCGGTTGCCCCCACTGAGGGCTCGCCAGGGCATCCCCGCCACCCGCGAGGTCCGTGGCTCCCGACTCGCGCGTGGCGGGCCCCACGCAGAGGGACGCGGTGGCTGCTCCGGTGCGGCGAGGCCCTGGCTCAGTACACGTTGTACTTGCGGCGCAGCGCCTCGTGCTCCTCCGCGTTGCGGGACGGATGCAGGCGCTTCTCCGCGTCGTGGAGGTAGTACCAGTACTCGCTCGTCTTGGGCGACATGGCGGCCTGGAGGGACTCCACGGTGGGCGCGCCGATGGGGCCGGGAGGCAGGCCCTTGCGGTGGCGGGTGTTGTACGGGTCCTCGGGGTCGCGCAGCCGCTTGAGGAAGGCCACGCGGTCGTTCCACTGCGCCAGCGCGTAGCGGGACGTGGCGTCGACGCCCAGCGGGAAGCCCTTGTCGACGCGCTTCCACAGGATGCCCGCGACGAGCGGGCGCTGGTCCGGCACCGGCTCCTCACGCTCCAGCATGGACGCCATCACCACCACCTCGTGGAGGCTCCGGCCGCTCTTCGCGATGGCGTCGCGGTTCGGCTCGTAGAAGCGCTCGCCGAACGCGTCGAGCTGGCGCTGGATGAGGTCCTCCACGCTGAACTTCTCTTTGATGACGCCGTAGGTCTCCGGGTACAGGTACCCCTCCAGCGTCCCCGTCGTGGGAAGCGGGAAGGACGCCTCGAAGGCCCCCGGCTTGCTCGCCGCGGCGATATAGGCGCCAGGGGTGATGTAGCCAGCGGCGGCCAGGGCCGCGTCGGTGTCGCGAAGGCGCCAGCCCTCGACCACCACGAAGGGCACGTCATCCGGGAGCGGATTGCCCTCCAACGCCTTCGCCACCTCCGCCACCGTCATGGACGGGCTCACCTCGTGACGCCCCGCCTTCGGCGAGAAGGAGCCACGCCGGAACAGGTGCCAGCGCCAGATGCGCGCGTCCTTGATGAGTCCCTGGGTGACGAGCAGCGCGCCCAGGCCCCTGCCCGAGGTTCCCTTGGGGACCGTGAACTCCACCGTCGCCGCGCCCGGAGGAGCCACGGACTGCCGCGTGGCGCCTTCCGCCCACACGAAGGCACCCACGCCGACCCCTGCGACCAGCAGGAAGACCACGACCAGACCGATGAGGATCTTCTTCATTCGCGGCGCACGGTAGCACCCTCGCCCGGCCCTGCGTCCTTCCCAGATGGGGGGTGTCCGTTCCCGGGCGCCGCCCCGGCGACCGGGCGAGCTCCCCCGCCCGCCCCGTCCCCCCTCCACGCCGCCGAGCGCCGCGCCAGGAGGTAGCGGACGAACGCCCCCAGCCCCGCGAACCGGAAGCCCGGATCCACGTAGTGCTCAATCACGTAGAAGGCGAAGTAGTAGAACCGGGCGAAGCACCACACCGCCACCGCGAGCAACAGCGCCACGCGCAACGTGGGCGCCTCCCAGAGCAACAGGCCGCTGGCCATCCCTCCCGCCAGCAGGAAGAGGAATCCCTTCGCGTAGATGAGCCGTGGACTCTTGAGGTCCGCCATGGGCACGCTCGTCGTGGACAGTCGCCGCGCCGAACCCTAGCAGCCTGGCCCCCCTCCGGGCGCGAGGCGGCCGCCAGGCGCGCCCCACCCTCGAGCCCACGCCCCGATGCTACCGGGACGCGCTCTTGATGACGGGCACGCCGGGCGCCCGCCCGTAGAGGAGCTGGTAGGTGTTGTACGAGCGCAGCACCCGCTTGATGTAGCCGCGCGTCTCGGAGATGGGGATCTCCTCCACCCACGCATCGAGCGGCAGGTCCGGCTTGTCGGCGCGCCAGCGGTTCACCGCGCCCGGCCCCGCGTTGTAGCTGCCCACCGCGAAGGGCGTGTGCCCGCCGAACCGCTTCAACAGGCCGCCCAGGTAGTGCGCGCCCAGGCGGATGTTGAGGTCCGGCTGGAGGAGCTGGTCGACACTGAAGCGCTTGAGCTTCAGCTCGCGCGCCACGTTCTTCGCCGTGGACGGCATGAGCTGCGTCAGGCCCAGCGCGCCGGCCCACGACAGCGCCTTCGGGTCGAGCGCGCTCTCCTCGCGCATCAGCGCCTGGAGGAGGTCGGCCTCCACGCCCGCGGCGGACGTGTGCTTCTCGATGAGGTCGCGGAACGCGTTGGGATAGGCCACCTCCCACACCACGCGCGTCTCCTTGGTGATGCGGCCGCTCAAGTCCTTGCGCAGCGCCAGCCGCGCCACCGCGTGCGCGGCGCGCTCGTCCCCGGCCTCGTGCAGCACGAGCACCAGCAGCCGGAGGGCCTCCGCCGGCTGGTTCGCGCGGTTCACCGCGAGCAGCTCGGACGACACCGCCTCCGGGAAGCCCAGGCGCAACAGCTCCACGCCCGCGCGGAAGTGCGGGTCCTCGCCCATGGGGCCGGCGAACAACGGCCAGGGGCTCGCGGCCTCCGGCACCGCGAAGATGTCCGGGGAGATCCGCTCCAGCCGCGCCGGGTCCACCGTCCCCAGCTGCGAGCGCGCCATCAAGCCGTAGTACGTCGCGGGGTGCTCCGTCGCGAGCTTCTCGAACAGCTCCGCGGCCCCCTGGATGTTGCCCCGGTCCTGCATCGTCCGGGCACGCCAGTACCGCGCGCGCTCCACGTCATAGCTCTCGTCCGCGCGGGCGAACTGGGCCTCGATGCGGTCCAGGAAGCCCTGCCCCGCGTCCTCGGCGCCCGAGGTGCGGGCGATCCAGAACGCCTTGAAGAGCGCCTCGCCCAGGAAGTCTCCCTGGGGATACAGCCGGGCCAGTTCGTCCAGCCGCGCCATCGCCTCCTTCGGGCGGTTCGTCTTCACGTACAGGTCGGCCGCGTAGAAGAGCGCGTCGTCCGCGAAGCTGTGGTCCGGGAACTCACGCGCCAGCCGCTCGTACGTGTCCGTCCCGCGCGCCGAGTCGACGATGGACCGCGACGAGCCCAGCACGTACAGCGCCCGCGCGAGCAGGTCGCGGTCCGTGCAGTGCGCCACGACCTCCGACAGGACCTGGATGGCGCGCGTGTGCTGGCGCTCCTTGCGCATGCCCTTGCCGTAGGCGAAGTGCGCGCGGCACGCGAGCGCGTCCGGCAGCTTCAACTGGCCCAGCAACGGCTCCAGCTGCGTCAGGCCTTGCTTGTTGCGGTGCAGCTCCACCAGCTGCTCGCCGCGCGCGACCTTCGCCTCCAGCGGAGGCGCCTGCCCCTTGAGGCGCTTCTCGGCCTGCTTCGCCAGCGGCGACAGCGGATGGGCGCCCCACAGGCGCCACAGCGCGGCGCGCTCGGAGGTCCGGTCCTTCTTCTCCGCGGCGATGTCCGCGATGGCCATGAGCGCCTCGGCGCCCACGTTGCGGCCCCAGCTGGGCGCGGCGCGCGAGGTGAGCGGCTCCAGCGCGGCCATGGCCCCGGCCGCGTCCTTCTTCTTGCGCAGCACCCGCGACAGCGCCAGCCGCGCGTCGACATAGAGCCGCGACTCCGGAGACACCTGCTCCAAGAGCGCCGCCGCCTCGTCGAAGCGGCGCAGGCCCTCCAGCGCGAGGCCCGCGTGCGTCAGGCACCGGTCCTTCAACGCGGGGTAGTCCGGGGCCAGCGCGGACATCTCCTTCGCCGCGGACTCCTCGTCCCCGGCGCGCAGCGCGGACAGCGCGCGCAGGTAGCGCACCGGCGGCGTCTCGCCCTCGCCCTTCAGCAGCTCACGCGCCCGCGTGTACTGCCCCTTGTCGAAGGCCTCCCGGGCCTCCTTCTTCTTCCCCTCCGCGAAGTATTGCGACAGGTCCTCGCGCGCGTAGCGGCGGCCCCGGTGGACGACGGGCGCGGGGGGCGCGGCGTTGGGGAACGCGGGGTTGAGGACCTCGACGTAGCCGGGCGGGAGCGGCGCCTTCTCCGCGTCCGGCGGCGGCGACAGCTGGGCCTCCGGAGGGGCGTTCTCCGTGTGCTGCGTGGGGGCTTCGGAGGCCTCCGCCTCCGGAACGTCGGGCGCGGGGGCCTGGGCGGACAGCAACACCGCGGAGGCGACGACTGCGAGCTTGGACAGGAAGGGCTTCATACGCGGGGCTGGGGAAGCAGGGAGGTGTGCGCGGGCTCGCCCCAGGACAACCGGCACGACATGGAAAATTTCCGGAGCTGGACACAGGTTAGACTGTCCGCCCGCCCATGGATATCCGGACACAGAGCGCCCTGCTGGCATCCATCATCGGCCTCGCCCTGGGCGTGTCCATGCTGCTCAGGCCCGGGCGGCCCAAGGTCCTCACCCTGTACTCCGTGTTCGCCCTGACGGTGGCCGGGTACTACCTCTCGTTCTTCTTCCACAGCATCTTCCCCGCCGCGTCCTACCCCTGGACGTCGCGAATCACCCTCGGCATCACCGTCCTCGCCGCCTCCCTCGTCCCGGGCGCGGCCGTGGGTTTCTTCCTCGAGTTCCTGGGTGTCAGCAAGGGAACACACCTGGTCGGCCGCAGGCTCGCCGTCCTGTCGGTCGTCCTGGGCCTGGCCGTGGCCGTCACCCCGCTCGGCGACAAGGTCTGGGGCCGGGTGGCCATGGGCGTCTGGGTGCTCGGCTCCCTGCTCGCCTCCGTTTCGTTGCTGCTCCACCGGGTCCGCAGCAACGAGTCGCGCATCGAGCAGCTGCGGCTGATGTACCTGGCCATTGGCGCGGGGGCGGCCATCTTCTTCTCCGCCCTGGACTTCCTGGGGCGCTACGCCATCCCCGTCCCCACGCTGGGGCCCGTCTTCACGACGCTGTACCTGTTCTTCCTCGCGCAGACGCTGCTGCGGCTGCGGCTGATGGACCTGCACGAGCTCCTGGGGAAGATCGCCTCGCAGACGGTGCTGGCCGTCATCCTCGCGGCCGTCTTCACGGTGCTGACGGCGTGGGTGGACGAGGACACGGGGCTGTTCGTCTTCAACACGGTGGTGGCGGCCTTCGTCATCCTCATCCTGTTGGATCCGCTGCGCGCGAAGGTGGAGGAGATGGTGGTGCGCATCTTCTTCCGCGAGCGCTTCGCGCTGCTGGACGCGCTCGGGACGCTGCGCGCGCGCATGGCGAACGTCATCGAGATCTCCGAGCTGGCGCGGCTGGTGCTGGACACGCTCCACGAGACGGGCCGCGTGACGCACTCCTCCGTGTACCTGCTGGCGGAGGACCGGCCCGGCTACCGGCTGCTGGACTCGCGAGGGCCCTTGCCGGTGGCGTTCCTGGACACGGCCGCCGCGCGCGGCCTGCTGTTCGCGGTGGCCAGCGGGCAGAAGGCGGTGCTGCTGGAGAACGTGGAGCGCCGTGGCGCCACGCTGCGGCTCCAGTCGGTGGAGGGGCGGCGCTATCGCGACGAGCTCAAGCGCCTGAACGACACGCGCGCGGCGCTGGTGCAGATGAAGGCGGGCATCAGCGTCCCCATGGTGGGCAACGATCGCGTCATCGGCTTCCTCAACCTGTGGGACGAGCGGGTGCCGGAGGCGTACGCGTCCGACGAGATCGCGCTCATCCTGGAGGTGGCGGAGAAGCTGGCCACGGTGCTGGAGAACTCGAAGCTGTACGAGAAGATCCGCGAGCGCGACCGCCTGGCGGCGCTGGGTGAGATGGCGGCGGGCCTGGCGCACGAAATCCGCAACCCGCT from Myxococcus stipitatus encodes:
- a CDS encoding DUF7594 domain-containing protein, translated to MAEQSAALETKTITLIASADTYVLSTAPTTRFSLSPTLELDRSPEAEAYFKFFVAPLQGTLTSARLRVFALDGSVDGPTVHDPPGVHTWNGLTTWETRPDLGANWPVVSVGKVVSGTWIEFDLSDMYFSQNAFTDIFLKADSTDGVTLASLEYPDEALRPRLVLTVESATDHPPPRPPPLTVSSGPLEFSPTADAFVAEDDPGSSGGTAALLRVGDSPRREAHLRFSVQGLSESVQRAVLRLYTGGDGTNGGPTVHQTEGPWSESTLTWSGRPSKVGAALDRSQVVAPGSYVDFDVTDRVRSNGDFAFGVYPASSDEVVFHSREGASQSQRPRLLVWTGAAREAPTDACLSRREVVTRALLPRQDTFVTEAEPTSRSQHDASMRVDSSPRTQAYLDFDVELGPEPVRRVLLRLYALDATGNGPKLFRTESFDASTMEWGTRPAVMGGAIADLGAVARDQWVELDVTDVVTTSGLYSFTLSPDSTDGLRFASSEAEGKGLLAAAPRLVIVTEGAPACSYRGTQPSGRVTWMRQSEDLLAERLVDTAPAPGGGFASLSAVEQTQDAPYWTEQTEVVALHRADGSTVWSRSFAQPDVRLAKVVVTTLGNVLVAGEYSGAPDLGKGPLPQGTGMFVLKLTPAGAVDWARGFTARTDHPDWPDGVPMQVLDLATDAHGSAVVTGTFWGYTDFGAGRVDSGKPYPYDDVYPNSFLLKLVWDGSLGWARALAAETLRGTEAIEVEVDGQENVTVAGWAGRATDFGAGAIAESGLFVARWSPVGTYLWERVIPVRYSDLVGLTLLPDGAAVLTANYGGRITFAGRDYASRYPDDYEGGPRSHVLASLSATGQDVALRQFDDFAVRGLVTDAQGQLVVATQGDATALGLGQVGHPAGSGLGLAGFTSGLEPRWVRVFDALETELELSAVDGGVIAATHFTRTFDLDGHWFVPRSRRSDLLFLQVVP
- the mltG gene encoding endolytic transglycosylase MltG, encoding MKKILIGLVVVFLLVAGVGVGAFVWAEGATRQSVAPPGAATVEFTVPKGTSGRGLGALLVTQGLIKDARIWRWHLFRRGSFSPKAGRHEVSPSMTVAEVAKALEGNPLPDDVPFVVVEGWRLRDTDAALAAAGYITPGAYIAAASKPGAFEASFPLPTTGTLEGYLYPETYGVIKEKFSVEDLIQRQLDAFGERFYEPNRDAIAKSGRSLHEVVVMASMLEREEPVPDQRPLVAGILWKRVDKGFPLGVDATSRYALAQWNDRVAFLKRLRDPEDPYNTRHRKGLPPGPIGAPTVESLQAAMSPKTSEYWYYLHDAEKRLHPSRNAEEHEALRRKYNVY
- a CDS encoding transglycosylase SLT domain-containing protein; protein product: MKPFLSKLAVVASAVLLSAQAPAPDVPEAEASEAPTQHTENAPPEAQLSPPPDAEKAPLPPGYVEVLNPAFPNAAPPAPVVHRGRRYAREDLSQYFAEGKKKEAREAFDKGQYTRARELLKGEGETPPVRYLRALSALRAGDEESAAKEMSALAPDYPALKDRCLTHAGLALEGLRRFDEAAALLEQVSPESRLYVDARLALSRVLRKKKDAAGAMAALEPLTSRAAPSWGRNVGAEALMAIADIAAEKKDRTSERAALWRLWGAHPLSPLAKQAEKRLKGQAPPLEAKVARGEQLVELHRNKQGLTQLEPLLGQLKLPDALACRAHFAYGKGMRKERQHTRAIQVLSEVVAHCTDRDLLARALYVLGSSRSIVDSARGTDTYERLAREFPDHSFADDALFYAADLYVKTNRPKEAMARLDELARLYPQGDFLGEALFKAFWIARTSGAEDAGQGFLDRIEAQFARADESYDVERARYWRARTMQDRGNIQGAAELFEKLATEHPATYYGLMARSQLGTVDPARLERISPDIFAVPEAASPWPLFAGPMGEDPHFRAGVELLRLGFPEAVSSELLAVNRANQPAEALRLLVLVLHEAGDERAAHAVARLALRKDLSGRITKETRVVWEVAYPNAFRDLIEKHTSAAGVEADLLQALMREESALDPKALSWAGALGLTQLMPSTAKNVARELKLKRFSVDQLLQPDLNIRLGAHYLGGLLKRFGGHTPFAVGSYNAGPGAVNRWRADKPDLPLDAWVEEIPISETRGYIKRVLRSYNTYQLLYGRAPGVPVIKSASR
- a CDS encoding ATP-binding protein, coding for MDIRTQSALLASIIGLALGVSMLLRPGRPKVLTLYSVFALTVAGYYLSFFFHSIFPAASYPWTSRITLGITVLAASLVPGAAVGFFLEFLGVSKGTHLVGRRLAVLSVVLGLAVAVTPLGDKVWGRVAMGVWVLGSLLASVSLLLHRVRSNESRIEQLRLMYLAIGAGAAIFFSALDFLGRYAIPVPTLGPVFTTLYLFFLAQTLLRLRLMDLHELLGKIASQTVLAVILAAVFTVLTAWVDEDTGLFVFNTVVAAFVILILLDPLRAKVEEMVVRIFFRERFALLDALGTLRARMANVIEISELARLVLDTLHETGRVTHSSVYLLAEDRPGYRLLDSRGPLPVAFLDTAAARGLLFAVASGQKAVLLENVERRGATLRLQSVEGRRYRDELKRLNDTRAALVQMKAGISVPMVGNDRVIGFLNLWDERVPEAYASDEIALILEVAEKLATVLENSKLYEKIRERDRLAALGEMAAGLAHEIRNPLGAIKGAAQCLDPMRLPGEDGEFLEVIVEEVNRLNGVVTAFLDYARPMKQSFGPTDLNEVVTRTMRLIQNDVPAHVALAVELDLQLPRVDGDAEQLKQVLINLVQNAVQALDTREGRITVRTERPERFGEFRNAGGELLEVRISDTGPGIPLDQQTHIFVPFFTTKQKGTGLGLAICQRIVKNHGGSISVQSKVNEGTTFIIRLPALPAEKPAEGLPAEGTPPPATRISQSLPVPEELREPPKPPTPEPRAKRERRRKAS